Below is a genomic region from Ostrea edulis chromosome 10, xbOstEdul1.1, whole genome shotgun sequence.
AACTTTGTCATAATTTGTAACGGTAATAATATAGGAATTTGAGTACATATAATTAACGTCTCATTAGGATTGAAATTTCTTCACAAGTTTCTTGTGTGAACTACGTGTGACATATCTAGGTATTAGAAAATACCTTTATATTCTGTAGAAATATATGACtaagtatttttctctcatatacTGTTAAGTTTTTATGAGATATAAATTTCTCCACTttacattatcaaaattttctacCTTTTTTTAGGGCCTTGCCTGCCATATGGCAGGTACCCTAGCTTATTAGTAATCACTGTCTGACCGTTCATCCGTCTGACCATCAGCGCTTTCTATACGGTACACGATAACTATAGTTTCTTTcagaagattttcataaattttttacATAATACTCAGATTAGGCAGAAGAAGAGCCTTTCAAATTTCAGATTTATTGGCTTTGTCCTTACGGAGTTaagggacttagaattttttaatattgatagAGATAATTGCACTTTGTATAGGACACAATAACGAGAGATTACATGAGAAAATCTTGATAGAATTTACAGGTAATGCTTGGATTAGGAAGAGAAAGATCCCTTTTGTTTTTCAGACTTTTTGGTTTTGTCAGGACGGGATTATAAGACTTAAGAATTTTTTGTATTAggtaaaatattcattgttgGGCCCTATCTGACTTTGACTTGTCAGTATTTTTTAAGCCTTTTTCACAATCTGTTTGGTTGTAAGATATGTGAAACTGCATCCTCTTTAGGTCGAAAATCGAAATCGTTAATTGAGATTAATTTAATGATGAAAGTGTTCTTCTGAATGGCGTTTTAACATTTATCTGACATTGTATTTAATGCAAACACCAAATCATTTGATATGTTTGTTATATTGAGTTTTGAACACAAGTAATGAAAGAAGAAACTTGCCtgaaataaacactatatgtatacatcttgtacccacccaagtgTTCAACAGAttactgaacgtacctccatcacagaagagctgatatctcggaaattGCACATATCGTTTTgttcataatttttataatcTCAACTTCTTGCGTGGAAATTGCCTGTGTATTGCCAcagtatattacatatattagtatgagagaaaaatattgCAGTCCTATTGTAGAATATTTAGATTTCAGCTTCACAGAATAGATTGGATGTTACTGTTTTCCTATGTAGAACTCATGCTGTTTTCACTGTGGTGCACACTGAGATTTTAATGCTGTATGTACTTATTTCAGTATACTCAGAAAtgatcatatacatatatttatatatatatatattacagcCAAGGATAACACTGAATAAATATGCTATCAAGCGTTTTTGGCTTTGAACATGAACAAGCAAATGAATTAGCTGCTAATAAGTACATACACAGAAAAGATTGCACCCAGAAATTAGATTTAACTTGGACAACATTTCTTCACTAACAAGTGCTTGCTAACAGACCCTGGTGAGAGGACTTTCTTGCAGTGTGTTTTGTGGTTTTTAGAGTGCTCTGTTTTTGCACCCTCTTTAGGTCAAGCTCCGCCCCCTGAATCAGCTCAAGCTCCTCCCCCTGATCCAAcatctgtttctcaaaaggcaACTATTCCCAAACCCGCTCGGAAATCCTCCGATTCGACTGTCCCTGTTCCTACCTCTACCCCCAGGCCTTCTGTTCAGAAAAGTAAGTACTTATTGTCTGCAAGTCATTTTGGGGTCAGAGGTTCAGTTGCCTTTCAGGAATCAAATGCCAGAATAGTAAGTGTAATAAATCTTGTTTTCATTACTGTGCAGATCTCAGGCTGATGAATATAGAGAGTAAATGACAATTAACAATTATCTTGTTAATTATATAGATGTAAGAAATGAATGAAAGAAAGTAATGTTTGGCAAACCAACTTTCATTTGTGTGCAAGAAATATTTGGAAGACTCACAAGTACCCACACACTAATTGTCACAAGTACAATATATTCCTTCTGAAACTGTAGATAGAACCATCTTTAATTGTCTGGTTTTCTACTTCACTTCATTAGAACTATTTTCTGGGCTATGTAACTCTGTAATGGAGAGACATTTTAGGTGCAAACAGACAGTGTAGCATGAAACCGAATGAAGGTCATCTGTCCAGTGCCAAGgtcaccaataaaaaaaacttagaATTTCTTGTCAGTGCAATGACCTTTGTGATGTTGATACATTAGATGCCCTCACTAGACACAAGGGTTGCTTATAACCAGACAATGTAACATGAGCTTAAATCAAGGTCATTCggataaggtcaaggtcagtggtaaaaaaaaaaagtatttgtaCTGGCCATAACTATAACACTAATGATGGAGAGAacttatataggcagtgcctgctgtccaatcctattgtgaattttcataatgaaatactgtttaaataaaaaaaaaactataacaCTAGAAGCTCTTTAGACAAATTGTCATGACCCTGAATCAAGATTGTTTTGGGTGAAATCAGTGGTAGATAAAACTTAAGATGTATTTGTTCAGGTCAGGACTTTATTGGGCAGTTGCCAATGGAGAGTGGTCATTAATAAACACTTTTACTTGGACACAAAGATTGCTGGTGACCAAATTGTGTGATCGTGAACTgtaaagataaaatattgctcATTCTTGTagtttataatatatttgtatatttggaGCTAGTTTGTGTTTGGCTTGTTTGTTGAAGTATCAGATCTGAAACACTGCATACCATAcaagcagaatttttagtgagGATTTAATATTGGCATTTTTAGTGAGAGTGATGAGGTTGCTAAAACTGAATATTGATCgttaacaatttattccatattgaAGGTAATACTTACCTTTCCTGGAATAATAAAGTCACTGAAATTACCTCTCACTAAACATATATACCCATTTTTATggcaaaattgtaaaatttgtttCTCGCTAAAAACTCCACTTGTATGGTATGCATATTCAGTGATCacttatttttgtaatttgaatatgttACTCAGAGAATTTGCATCTCATATTGAATATGTTATTGACCCAAATTGTTATGATACAGTtatattttaagaagaaaatCAATTTAGTTATTAGATATAGATATTGATGAAATGTAATGGATAATTGTATCTTGTGTGGTGCAGAGGATGAAACAGTGGCCATTACTGCagttctggatgaccttgacaaTCACCTTGGTGATGATGTGGAGGAGGACCAGATGATGATGGTGGAGAACGGAGACCTGACCGTGGAGGAGGTGGATCAGCCACGCTCACTCCGCCCATGCTCATTTGTAGCCCCACCCCCTCCTGATGAACCGCCCCCAGAGGATGTAGAAATTGTCTGCTACAATGACATCATGGGAGTTAAGGTCGACACCGTGGATATCGGCACGGAAACCAGTGATGATAGTGCATCTTTCGATCAAGAGAGTCCAAAAAGTTCTACTAGTAAGTGCATGTATCTAAAGGCTGCATATAAAATCAGACCAATAAACTGTGATCAAAATATTAGTGTTATGTTAGCGAGCATTTGTCAGCTGGCTTTCATGAGCAGTGCTAGTGGGCACTTACTTCAACATAGGTATATTGAAGACCAACTGATGATACATTTTCATATGCACGTATAGTATGTACtctagttttattttttatgcacaGAACGATTATAAATACTTATGATTGTTGAGAAATGCTTTGATAGTGGCTTAAAGCATAGTATTCACAAAAATATTCTAAGACAGTCAAGTTAGATTTATTTCTTCGTTCCATGGGTCATAGATAATTAGTTCCATTAGGAGAGTTTGTTAGTACATATTAAATACTTTTTCTAGTCTTAGATCATTTTGGTGGTTTGGACATTTTCATGATATTTAACTTTCTTATGGTGGGTTGCAATTCAAAGTCTTTTCTATAACCAGTTTccattcacaaaatatttatgaaacagTGGCCTGCATTCTAATATGTATAATTTTAGCAAAATATCTGAGCATGTTTCCTTAACTTAAGGAATTAGTATGGGAAGCTTGATATTTATTCCATTTTACAACTTTAGAGTTTCAGTCAGGCATCAGAAACACAAGTAAGATAGCTGTGGAAGCTTTGTGTATCATTTTGATTTGTAATTACCCATGTATCAGCCTCACACTATATCTAGAAAATCAACCAATCACATCACTCTAAAATATCAACCAATCATATCACCACCTAAAACCAGCCAATCACAAAGAAGATTGTAGTATAGATAAAGCTTTATGTAACCATGCAATTGTAATTCATCCAATAGTAAACCAGAACACTATGTGATCTTGCTGCTAGCTGCTAAGACCAATTTTCTCATACCATTATGATACTCAGTATGACGTGATGTAATAAATAAATGGTATTGAACAAGAGTTCTGTACTGCTTAAGTCAATACCATAATAATATGGATAGTATCAATTAACAGTTATAATTAGTGATACAGCTTGCCAATGATTTActgcaatattatttcatacTAACCTGCTAGAAATTAAGCTTTAGGAAATACTAAAAAGAAATGGGGTatacaacattctttaaccctagcacatttaatttacacaatAACATATGTACTATTTCAAACTCTTTTGCATGCGAGAGTTCAATTTTCCTTCTACTAATCTTATTCTACTTACaatgaattttgtttatttatttttttatcatgattacataattgtaaatttgaatttacaaaGTCATAATTGCAAGTTCGAGTAAATTGCGTGCAGCATATTAGACAATTTACAGTGATTGTGACAATGTAATTTTGAATGATTAGAATATGAATGTGGTTTTAGGAATAATTGTATGACTAAAGAACATCATGAGAATTAGTCCTTCCTTTTGCACTAAAGCATGTTCATTAAACACCTGTTCTGTGTTACCTGTACTGAAAACATTGATGCTTAAATCAAATTTCTTGATATGTCAAGCAAGTATAGAACATTTCAGTTTCGTTTTCAAAAACATTGCATCTGATTGGACAGTACAGCTctaagaaatttacaattttttgaaaattgaagagAACAGAATTTGGACGAGCTAAAACtgaagtatttaaaaattaaatttgattggttaattaatTAAGTAACACAGAACATTGATTGGTCAATGATTGACCAAGGAATCTTATAATTACCTCTGTTAATCTTGTGTATCTGCAAGAGCTcatctgaaagaaaaataaacaaatttggAAAGCTCACAGGAatgaatttagaattttatgCAATACTGATTAGAAATGGAATTCAGATAGTCAAAAATATCAcaatgaatacatttttttttttaaacattgaaaagatcaaaaattaaaacaagatcTTGATGATGAGCCTCTATTGCTGCCCCTGCTTTTTGTTGGTTTATTTATTTCCTGTTGCCCCACAGTGCATAGTCGAGCTGAAAGTCGGACAAGCATGACCTCAGTCACCACAATAGAGGAAATCAACATGGGCTTCGAGTTGGCCATATTGGCAGGGCAGGAAGCCATGTTGGAAGAGTCCAGTGAGGAAGGTATAAATCTAGTCCCCAGCAGCCACCTGCTAAGACAGGTGTAAAAATGAACACTGCGAGGTTCTTGTGTGATGTGAATATTGTCTGTTGTTTGCCCTAACCTTGCACATTATTCTGTATTAATACATTTAATCttggaaatatttattcagCACTAATTCTTGCATGAATGATCTGCACGGAACTGAAATATTCCATAATATGCATTTAtctttaatcattattattctTGTACTATTATAGGGAACAGTATCAAGGTGTACATAAACTTTGTGATAATTTGATGAGATTTTAGAAAACACTCACAAATAAGAAAAAACTGAGGTAGAACTACCAATAGAATTCCACATATTATAATCATCTCAACAACAGAAAAAACTAATTACGTTGATACGTACCACACTCATAAAACTAATTCTACCACTGAAGAACAATTCACACAGTGtgactttaaaaaaatcttgtgTAGCTAGTACTGACCTGTTTCACTTTGAAGTTGTGTGCTCATAACTTCCCAGAAAGCCCTTGTAAGACCCACGCTTCCTAATCTTAAGGATTCAAGAAAATGACTCCCAAGAttctctttttatatattgttcCGTATAAAGTTTGTATATTTCTGATCTGAACAAATAATTCTAGTACTCATACACTTCAACTTATGTGCTATGTAATGTCATTCAATTTGACAAGGTTAatgatttctatatatatagtaaggtttattatgtatgattttaaatattACAGATGAAGAAGAGTACAAAAATGAAATGGCGCACTTTGTAGAAAGAATGAAGAAAGAGGTTGTCAGCCAGAACGAAGCAATAGAAAAGGAATCAAATCCATTGGAACCTAATCTGGAATCAAGGCAGAAGATTTCTGTTGAAGAAGTCAAACTGGATTTACAGTCCTCGAGTGCAGAAAGTTCACCGAAACCCGGCCCTCGTGAGAATACAAACCAGGTAGCGGGTGACCAGGAAGTGTCAGAAATCACATACAGTTTTACCGTGGATGCTGTTCCTCTGGAATTTCAGGAGGATGAAGAACTGAAAGATCAGAAGAacgaggaggaggaggaagaggAATACACAGAAACCATCACTGAAATCATTTATCCACTATCCTCCTCGGATGCACTTGTGAGCCCGAGGAGGATTCCTGATTTGGATTCTCCAAAAGAGCATGCAAAATCTGTGGTTTCTGAAGAAAAACCTAACGAGGGTGAGAAAATTGAAGAGGCAGTGAAACAAGAGGTGCAAGTTCAGCAGAAACTGGACACTGTCCTTAAAGTTGAGGTGTCCAAAGTGGCCAAACCTGAGGAGAAACCAAAGGAACTTAAACGTGAGAAGGAGGAGTTTGTACTAACATTTGATGATTTACAGAATGTTGATTTCACTGGACCAAAGAGGAAGAAGCCCCAGAGTCTGAGTCTTAAACCAGAGATCAAACCACCAACAGAGGAAGTGAAAAGACGATCGGGTCGAAAGTCTCCTGCTGCTGTCACTTCACCTGTGTTTGTGTTGGAGGAACTGCGATCGCGATTTAAGTCTGACGGGGAAGACAATGTTTTAATTACTCCGCTCAGGGAGAGTCGGAGTAATGGAAGCATTAAAGAAAGATGCAATGAACTGAGTTTTACCCCCAGCACAGAGGGAGAGCAGGAACATGTGATGGAGGAAAAGTCCATCTCTCTGATGGCCCATCTTGCTGCCAGGTCACCTGACCAATTCTTAGAGAAGGACAAAATCATTGTAGAAAAACTTGATCTCTCCAAAGATGTGACTGATGGTTTTTCAGAACCAGAAAAGATGAAGAATAGTGATATTAATGAAGACAGTGTTAATAACAATGAATCTGCTCCAAATTCTGCTCGAGACAGTTTGAATAGCAATGGATCTGCTCCAAATTCTGCTAGAGACAGTGTGGCCAGTTCAGAACTAGAAAATGACCCCTTGGAACAAATGCAACAACAGTTCCAAATGTGGCAGACTCAGCTGGAACAAAATCAAAAGTTACTTGCATCTCAGCCTGTTTCAGTGGATGAAACCTCCCTACAGCTGCAGGACCAGCTTAAGAACCAAATTGAGATTCAGAAACAAATGCTTGCTCAAATGCAGAAAAGCATGGAAACGCTCGCTGCCCAATCACAAACAAAATCTCTTGACTCTCCTAGAGACAATGTTGACAAGTCTGAAGTGTCTAGCCGTCAGAATTTGATTCCGAGCCCCCCTGTCCTACCTCAGATGAGGATGAAGTCAGATTCTTTGGACAAAGAGAAAAAATCCAAGAAGAAGGTCAATAAGAGGTTTGAGCCAAAACTTGACCCGAGGGAGGAGTTGATGCTCCAAATCAGAGGCTTCCAGGGACGCAACGCCCTTAAGAAGGTGGGTGAGGGGTTTTCTTCACTGGTGgattgggggggaggggggtccgGGGATTGGAACCTTTCCTTTCGTCACAAACGTTTGCtaaaaaaaaggtaaaaataacgcaGTTTGAGGGTAGAACCCCTCCcccttgaaaaccaaaattaacgGTTAgaacacacccccccccccccctttaaaaaattcctggatccacccctgttCTTGAACATACACAAACTTTCTATAAGAATTACATTTTGTGTACGTTATACAAAACGTTTGTTACTTGTATTCATATGACTTGTTATGACTCATATGAGAATATTGAAGGTAAGATTTAAATATAATTGGATGTATTTAGTGGGGAAGTTTTCGAAACATGGCTGGTCCTCATGTGGTTAAGTCTTAACAGAATTGACTGTGACATTGATCCAGCAaagttgtgaccttgacattcaTTTTATCGAATATGAAATCTATTAGCTGTAAATCTCTATGGCTCAAAAAGTTACAGCCAATTGTAAAGttgaataaaaaatttaaagaaataaaatgtttgCGATTTCTTCTATCATGTTCAGTTGCTTGTGAAATGAGGAAATCTCACAAGAAATTAAGTCTTTtacatgttttgaaaatatactgtAACTCTGTTAGTTTTAAAGATAAGAACTGTCTCCATTTGTTTTTGTAGGTTCAGTTGAAACAGACAAAGTGGGTGTCTGGGCCAGCAATTTCGCAGTAAATGTAGCGCCTGTTTTAACGGAGAGACTAAATTCAACATCTGACTACAGCATGACTTAGATGCCGTCATTACATGGACTAGCACCCGGAGCAGCAAAAGGGAGCAGAAATTTGTGATATCAAAATTCATGAAATCAACAGACAGTCAGGGATCACTAGAAGTCTCCATGTTATTGGTCAGGGGTCACAAGGTCTATAAGTCAGGGGTCACTAGGTCATCCATCGGAGCACATGAACAAAATATTCTGTGGAATTCTCATGGAATTAAAATGATACATACCAATGTGATTGCTGAAGTAAATTTGTGTTTGTGATAGTATTTTTTATACTACAAAATTAAAACTATTCAAGCAGTGTTATATGATGTTTTAGCAGTCTTCCAAAGAACTTTGTCAAGGTCATATCAAGcattgaccttgacatttaaatTTCATTCACCTGATTATGGATGTACAAGCTGTATTTTTTCATCATTTACCAAATTGGAGGAAGGATGACATTTTGGTTTGTACCTCTTGCAttcaaatggttttttttttctctaaaaTATGAAGGAATCAAAAAATAAGtttatttttgtatgtctgacaaaTCAGAAGAAATCAACCACAAACACATAgtcatacacacatacatacatgctgTATTTTTCTACCAAATCagtgattatgaaataagtgtCTTATGTTTTCTACTTGTGTTTAACAAATGTACTGACCATTTGTATACATTGCGTAATTTACAAAGTATATCTTTTGTAAAACAGTATCTATGcatctttttcattttatttgagAAGAGAATACggatatataaatcaaattttgcaAAAGTTGGACATTGAATTATCCCCCCTTGATTTTAGAACGTGTATAATCTGTGATTGATAATcagcatttttttgttgttgttcagGACAAATGTTTTTATAGCGGTGATAATCGGGGAGGATGTAATGTATTTGTACATCTCGTCACCATCGTTGTGTGTATGAATTAATTATACTTTATTTCGTGCATTTGATATTCATATGTTGACAAAAGTGCAATCCTACAGAGTTCATATAGTAAAATTACATCATTCTATTCTTAACCATTAATTACACTGTTTATCGAGTGTTCATAGATAAAACAGATTTGTGTAGTCAAAGGACATTGTAAAAACTTTTTACATCTATCGGGAAATGAGTACCAaggtatttttatttaaatttttgattattttcttatatcaatTTTTCATGTGAAAGATTGTTTTTGCATGgattctaattagattgtatgGCTATGTTGAATGTTACATATGTATTCATGTAATAATCGTAATATTACCCTGTGATGTAGAACGTATATGGGGATATCAATGCATGTAATCAGATGTTATATATTTCACTATCAAGTTGGAGTCCTGCTTTTCTGCTGTTTGTTGCAGGTacagtttcattttttttttaaccacaTAATTTTGTGATGCATGTACTTTCTCTTTCAAACATTTAGTAcaagtaaatttcatttttgaaagtacaattGGGAATGAACTGTGGAGTTTCACGTTGGATTAAGTGTGCCAGCGTGGAACGTGGCTATTCATTCCCcctgtatattttcaaaaatgaaatctcttttttgatatttactttctactttcatttctattggaATTTCCAAtcattaaaatagatgtactatatttatcaagattcatactcgcattgttcacaactgcaacacattcatggctgtcattacaatttgtagagatatcaaaacCAAAAACCATGGAAATGTTATAAATAGCATGTTAACCAAATTTTTTCTCAAATGAATTGGAccaaaaatttaaatgtcatgaaatcttacaaaaataggaaaatttCTGTGTTTGGATGGAATTTCTACTAAAGTAGAGTACACATGTATGTTAATATTGAAGtaatcaaatcaaaatcattgataaaagttcattaCATTCTCAAATTTCATGAAAGTATATTCTAGGAAAGGCAAGTCATCCAGTGTTAGCATTTTATCCTATGGATAGTATGAGAATTGAAATAGGGGTAAATTGACAATTTGACACAATATTCTGTTAGTTGTAACATTATGCttgtctctctttctctctctctctatctctgcATACACAGTGGCCAATGTAtaatactgtacatgtgtaagtcaatattaattttttatttgtatcttattcattgtatacatatattgaaaGGCTTTGTGTCAATTTAGATACAAAGTCATTAAAACCcagaaattttgatttgatgatctcttgtTTTCTTGATGAAGGGGTGAGAGGGAAATGGGCAGTATACATGTCATCGACCGGTGGGAATGTTGTAAAGGGTAATTTGACCCTGTGTAAATGTTGTAAGGGGTAATTTAATCCTTTGCGAATGTCATTTGACCCTTTTTGAATGTCGTATGAGGTAATTTGACCCTTTATGAATGTTGTAGGGGGGTAATTTTACCCCCTGAATGTTGTTTGGGGTAATTTGACATGGTGTGAATGTTGTATGGAGTGATTTGACCTGGTGTCAATGTTGTAGGGGTAATTTGACCCTTTGTGAATGTTGTATGGGGTAATTTGACCCAGTCTAAATGTTGTAAGGGTAATTTAACCCTTTGTGAATGTCATATGGGGTAATTTGACCATTTTTGAAGGTCATATGAGGTAATTTGACCCTTTATGAATGTTGTAGGGGGTAATTTTACCCTCTGAATGTTTTTTGGGGTAATTTGACCTGGTGTGAATGTTGTAGGGGGTGATTTGACCTGGTGTCAATGTTGTATGGGGTAATTTGGTCTGGTGGGAATGCagtctctacccagagttgtcgttccttgctttCACTTACActgtaagtgagtgtaaggaacgataactctgggtagagattggtggGAATGTTATATGGGGTAATTTGTCCCAGTGTGAATGTTGTTGGGGGTAATTTGACCCTGTGTGAATGTTGTATTAGGGTCATTTAACCCTCTGTAAATGTTGTATAGGGGTGATTTGACCCGGTGTCGATGTTGTATGTTGTAATTTTATCCTCTGAAtgtgttaagccgttcttggcacactgattttgactacgaaatactccgtttacctgatcaaggtatagggctcacggtaagtgaccggtctacaggggatgcttactcctcctagacacctgatcccacgtctggtatatccacttaggggttcgtgtttgcccagctctctattttgtattgcttatagaaattgtgagattgatcactgttcgtatcttcacctttcatttacaaaaacaaGTAGTGCCCGTGCAATGTCTGCCAACACGATTGGTTATTCATTGTTACCTCAAATATTGCCaaaaaaacatcttttttttcAGGCAATTTTCAAGAGAAATTAGCCATGGGCTGCATGCTTCGGTAAAATCGTTTTAGAGGAAAGAAGAAATGTAATATTATGGATTGAAAGTGGTGGatatgtacaatgatattttgttATTCCGCGTGAAGCATTCCAGTTTACGAA
It encodes:
- the LOC125665532 gene encoding F-actin-monooxygenase MICAL3-like isoform X18, which encodes MFSRKKKQVLSASVTAVNGHTEQMTKRFTVNLPGGQKKVLRISPQSTLEQVRAQLCQERQLEPSHLVFQLPSNPRQQLSLQTTVAELPSSEVNLTGANVMLDGAKSMPDLSIGRSQSMKTEPPTPYMPMAGEGKKKKGFFSFLKKDKKFTVSMHTDLNHAGKPQQASTSRKDGGSPPATRRKMESAERPKSMFVTSPANVAVNGSKSMQTFSSEVDIRSQAAPSVQVKSAPALNSVREHPVAGPPIKSGKKKRAPPPPQVKPSPHTGVVTAEITVENTQTTPSQAESRIPEIVSSNQQLAQKLHSRNSSDSSGYHELALSGAESPDTAKIEENLELKVSTNITPVEGHKNSGDSGIRDMSSPRRKVRPGIEAMETGSSQTLPLDKVGKKEMSRTKSLERAPGAKKKKAPPPPPGQAPPPESAQAPPPDPTSVSQKATIPKPARKSSDSTVPVPTSTPRPSVQKKDETVAITAVLDDLDNHLGDDVEEDQMMMVENGDLTVEEVDQPRSLRPCSFVAPPPPDEPPPEDVEIVCYNDIMGVKVDTVDIGTETSDDSASFDQESPKSSTKFQSGIRNTMHSRAESRTSMTSVTTIEEINMGFELAILAGQEAMLEESSEEDEEEYKNEMAHFVERMKKEVVSQNEAIEKESNPLEPNLESRQKISVEEVKLDLQSSSAESSPKPGPRENTNQVAGDQEVSEITYSFTVDAVPLEFQEDEELKDQKNEEEEEEEYTETITEIIYPLSSSDALVSPRRIPDLDSPKEHAKSVVSEEKPNEGEKIEEAVKQEVQVQQKLDTVLKVEVSKVAKPEEKPKELKREKEEFVLTFDDLQNVDFTGPKRKKPQSLSLKPEIKPPTEEVKRRSGRKSPAAVTSPVFVLEELRSRFKSDGEDNVLITPLRESRSNGSIKERCNELSFTPSTEGEQEHVMEEKSISLMAHLAARSPDQFLEKDKIIVEKLDLSKDVTDGFSEPEKMKNSDINEDSVNNNESAPNSARDSLNSNGSAPNSARDSVASSELENDPLEQMQQQFQMWQTQLEQNQKLLASQPVSVDETSLQLQDQLKNQIEIQKQMLAQMQKSMETLAAQSQTKSLDSPRDNVDKSEVSSRQNLIPSPPVLPQMRMKSDSLDKEKKSKKKVNKRFEPKLDPREELMLQIRGFQGRNALKKVQLKQTKWVSGPAISQ
- the LOC125665532 gene encoding uncharacterized protein LOC125665532 isoform X6; protein product: MRRKSRAMSLANKGPELAGPLTKKVPPEDFRSNGRGPYPLPYPAEPPDDENMNEIVEENVDVIVHLPDGKSKQVAVNSNIPMMDLLVNLAAGSRLNPGGHSLQVLNEDTGKLKEYKANQTIGSLCIRGEDHKFRYVTVQIVPKKVSKKSSGNLRQFEMTKRFTVNLPGGQKKVLRISPQSTLEQVRAQLCQERQLEPSHLVFQLPSNPRQQLSLQTTVAELPSSEVNLTGANVMLDGAKSMPDLSIGRSQSMKTEPPTPYMPMAGEGKKKKGFFSFLKKDKKFTVSMHTDLNHAGKPQQASTSRKDGGSPPATRRKMESAERPKSMFVTSPANVAVNGSKSMQTFSSEVDIRSQAAPSVQVKSAPALNSVREHPVAGPPIKSGKKKRAPPPPQVKPSPHTGVVTAEITVENTQTTPSQAESRIPEIVSSNQQLAQKLHSRNSSDSSGYHELALSGAESPDTAKIEENLELKVSTNITPVEGHKNSGDSGIRDMSSPRRKVRPGIEAMETGSSQTLPLDKVGKKEMSRTKSLERAPGAKKKKAPPPPPGQAPPPESAQAPPPDPTSVSQKATIPKPARKSSDSTVPVPTSTPRPSVQKKDETVAITAVLDDLDNHLGDDVEEDQMMMVENGDLTVEEVDQPRSLRPCSFVAPPPPDEPPPEDVEIVCYNDIMGVKVDTVDIGTETSDDSASFDQESPKSSTKFQSGIRNTMHSRAESRTSMTSVTTIEEINMGFELAILAGQEAMLEESSEEDEEEYKNEMAHFVERMKKEVVSQNEAIEKESNPLEPNLESRQKISVEEVKLDLQSSSAESSPKPGPRENTNQVAGDQEVSEITYSFTVDAVPLEFQEDEELKDQKNEEEEEEEYTETITEIIYPLSSSDALVSPRRIPDLDSPKEHAKSVVSEEKPNEGEKIEEAVKQEVQVQQKLDTVLKVEVSKVAKPEEKPKELKREKEEFVLTFDDLQNVDFTGPKRKKPQSLSLKPEIKPPTEEVKRRSGRKSPAAVTSPVFVLEELRSRFKSDGEDNVLITPLRESRSNGSIKERCNELSFTPSTEGEQEHVMEEKSISLMAHLAARSPDQFLEKDKIIVEKLDLSKDVTDGFSEPEKMKNSDINEDSVNNNESAPNSARDSLNSNGSAPNSARDSVASSELENDPLEQMQQQFQMWQTQLEQNQKLLASQPVSVDETSLQLQDQLKNQIEIQKQMLAQMQKSMETLAAQSQTKSLDSPRDNVDKSEVSSRQNLIPSPPVLPQMRMKSDSLDKEKKSKKKVNKRFEPKLDPREELMLQIRGFQGRNALKKVQLKQTKWVSGPAISQ